One Brevibacterium spongiae DNA segment encodes these proteins:
- a CDS encoding TetR/AcrR family transcriptional regulator codes for MTESTPKGRPLDTDLTQRVLATVRSHVEEFGFVNLSIEKVASEVGCGKTTIYRRWPTKPQLVAAAIIDNIEVGEVPNTGDVVEDLVEHAWQNRENFRRSKNRSGNNGLLLAMFNMDVIPIISDSFMQARHTMGREIIARGVEREQVSGELDHDLIIDTLAGLTLFRITLKPEATGRTDDEIKDTYRSLVRSLIGRQS; via the coding sequence ATGACCGAGAGCACACCGAAGGGGAGACCCCTCGACACCGATCTGACGCAACGGGTCCTCGCTACTGTGCGTTCACACGTCGAAGAATTCGGATTCGTGAATCTGAGCATCGAGAAGGTTGCGTCGGAAGTCGGATGCGGAAAGACCACCATCTACCGTCGGTGGCCGACCAAGCCTCAACTCGTCGCCGCAGCAATCATCGACAACATCGAAGTCGGAGAGGTGCCAAACACCGGCGACGTCGTCGAGGACCTCGTCGAGCACGCGTGGCAGAACCGCGAGAACTTCCGCCGATCGAAGAACCGCTCAGGCAACAACGGCTTGTTGCTCGCGATGTTCAACATGGACGTCATCCCGATTATCTCGGATTCGTTCATGCAGGCGCGCCACACCATGGGGCGCGAGATCATCGCCCGCGGGGTGGAACGGGAACAGGTGAGCGGCGAACTCGATCATGACCTCATCATCGATACACTCGCCGGCCTCACACTCTTCCGCATCACCCTCAAACCCGAAGCCACCGGACGCACAGACGACGAAATCAAAGACACCTACCGCAGCCTCGTGCGTTCGCTCATCGGCCGTCAGAGCTGA
- the dctP gene encoding TRAP transporter substrate-binding protein DctP — translation MKRIRSAARPAKAIAAIGSLALLAGCAGSVGGDGSDSGDNAGEGFAYDASQDEIDKALADLDPVTLKFQPSAMSEKSILAPNGLDVKKAIEERSGGKVKVDIVWGQAIASYADVDDALADGRVDLAFTLPSYTPAEYPAFDAIGTAMSTLPSSPVASDLAANAAGVQAAWETPEVLDEFEKKNLVPLIPMLAAGGYSTMCSKPMTSLDDWKGKQIRVGSAAAGKQVTDLGATPVSLSFPETYEALQRGTVDCDLGQLAPNVEAGTFEVAPNIGVASDAGIARSAGAITAGKKYNELPVAYKQVVFDAMSTTFSTMMEVVIGAKAQAVEQAKDNDGSVEPFADDVQKQMAKYAKTLSDKTAEKAEVPDAPKALNDAGTEWAKSVSELGYDDKGDFASLDEWYPDDANYDKLGDDLFVKVMAEHRPE, via the coding sequence ATGAAGCGCATCCGTTCGGCAGCTCGTCCTGCCAAGGCCATCGCAGCGATCGGTTCGCTGGCACTGTTGGCCGGGTGCGCCGGATCCGTCGGCGGTGACGGCTCTGACTCGGGTGATAACGCGGGGGAGGGCTTCGCGTATGACGCTTCACAGGATGAGATCGATAAGGCTCTGGCCGACCTCGACCCGGTGACGCTGAAGTTCCAGCCCTCGGCGATGTCGGAGAAGTCGATCCTCGCGCCGAACGGACTCGATGTGAAGAAGGCCATCGAGGAACGCTCGGGTGGGAAGGTCAAGGTCGACATCGTGTGGGGTCAGGCGATCGCCAGCTACGCCGATGTTGATGACGCCCTGGCCGATGGCCGCGTCGATCTCGCGTTCACGTTGCCGTCCTACACCCCGGCCGAGTACCCGGCCTTCGACGCGATCGGCACGGCCATGTCGACGCTGCCGTCCTCGCCGGTGGCCAGTGACCTGGCGGCGAACGCGGCCGGTGTGCAGGCCGCATGGGAGACACCCGAAGTGCTCGATGAGTTCGAGAAGAAGAACCTCGTGCCGCTCATTCCGATGCTCGCTGCCGGCGGGTACTCGACGATGTGCTCGAAGCCGATGACCTCGCTCGATGACTGGAAGGGCAAGCAGATCCGTGTCGGTTCGGCCGCGGCTGGCAAGCAGGTGACCGACCTGGGTGCGACTCCGGTGTCGCTGTCGTTCCCGGAGACCTATGAGGCGCTGCAGCGTGGAACCGTCGACTGCGACCTCGGCCAGCTGGCACCGAACGTCGAGGCCGGCACCTTCGAGGTCGCCCCGAACATCGGTGTCGCCTCGGACGCGGGCATCGCCCGGTCAGCGGGTGCGATCACGGCGGGCAAGAAGTACAACGAGCTGCCGGTCGCCTATAAGCAGGTGGTCTTCGACGCGATGTCGACGACGTTTAGCACGATGATGGAGGTCGTCATCGGTGCGAAGGCTCAGGCCGTTGAGCAGGCGAAGGACAACGACGGTTCGGTCGAACCCTTCGCCGATGACGTGCAGAAGCAGATGGCGAAGTACGCGAAGACTCTGTCGGATAAGACCGCTGAGAAGGCCGAGGTGCCCGATGCTCCGAAGGCGCTGAACGATGCTGGAACCGAATGGGCGAAATCCGTGTCCGAACTCGGCTACGACGACAAGGGCGACTTCGCCTCCCTCGACGAGTGGTACCCGGACGACGCGAACTACGACAAGCTCGGCGACGATCTGTTCGTGAAGGTCATGGCCGAGCACCGACCGGAGTGA
- a CDS encoding ABC1 kinase family protein → MTILYTIGLGVLSALIVGFLVRRMMLTGTGAARNTIVSLIMGLSIWPITLQAYKLLGISESDQYPNLSMSFPAIMVFLLLFAWFIVIQMFVLLAIELIMPSGTLSSLIRNAPKIPTWYRRVNRLAQIQKILIKFGLSRYLRPRIPTLRVSLREIAATTRDALAASGVTFIKLGQFIATRGDMIPHEFVEEFSTLQAGVKPVPFAEVKDQLEAEWGRPVAEVFAEFDEKPFAGASVAQVHRAVTWEGRVVAVKVQRPKIRKQVRADCDIVLTLADRLDRTTDWAKKIGIAKLARSFVDSLQGELDYRGELAQIEALRLADETGRSATKTESVVHIPHVYTELSGEFVIVMDLVEGSPLSHGAEVVDHLSEIARREIAQDLFLMVVRQVLGKGIFHADLHPGNIVVSSAGRAGLVDFGAVGRIDKRDRRAIALLLMAFDSQNSQAATAAILELLGTPSEVNLRELQREIGQIMLKYGDGAPGSTSAALFGELIDFVVDFGFPMPASVATAFRAISTLEGSITRLVPELNLLALVTQNGKTLLREVGGLGVDRHEMALYAAATAPQIAELPGQISRIAGHLQDGTLDVGTSGLNISTIKNLLVSTVEQFIQVIVSTALILGGVILMAADFGPPLAPELKLFTYFGAWMLLAGSVIAALVLAPALRQRMTWEGLG, encoded by the coding sequence GTGACGATCCTCTACACCATCGGGTTAGGCGTTCTCAGCGCGCTCATCGTCGGATTCCTCGTCCGGCGGATGATGCTCACCGGCACCGGAGCCGCCCGCAACACCATCGTCTCCCTCATCATGGGCCTCTCCATCTGGCCGATCACCCTCCAGGCGTACAAGCTCCTCGGCATCTCCGAATCCGACCAGTATCCGAACCTGTCGATGAGCTTCCCGGCTATCATGGTCTTCCTGCTCCTCTTCGCCTGGTTCATCGTCATCCAGATGTTCGTCCTCCTCGCGATCGAACTCATCATGCCCTCGGGCACCCTGAGCTCACTCATCCGCAACGCACCGAAGATCCCCACCTGGTATCGCCGCGTCAACCGCCTGGCACAGATCCAGAAGATCCTCATCAAATTCGGCCTCTCCCGCTACCTCCGACCCCGAATCCCGACCCTGCGCGTCTCCCTCCGAGAAATCGCCGCCACCACCCGTGACGCTCTGGCCGCATCGGGGGTCACGTTTATCAAGCTCGGTCAGTTCATCGCCACCCGCGGTGACATGATTCCGCATGAATTCGTCGAGGAGTTCTCCACCCTCCAAGCTGGAGTGAAGCCCGTTCCCTTCGCCGAGGTGAAGGACCAACTCGAGGCCGAATGGGGCCGACCCGTCGCCGAGGTGTTTGCCGAGTTCGATGAGAAACCTTTCGCAGGTGCCTCCGTCGCCCAGGTCCACCGAGCCGTGACGTGGGAAGGCCGCGTGGTTGCGGTGAAGGTGCAGCGGCCGAAGATCCGCAAGCAGGTTCGCGCCGACTGCGACATCGTCCTCACCCTGGCCGACCGGCTTGATCGCACCACTGACTGGGCGAAGAAGATCGGCATCGCGAAGCTCGCCCGCAGCTTCGTCGATTCTCTGCAGGGCGAGCTCGACTACCGTGGGGAGCTCGCTCAGATTGAGGCGCTCCGGCTTGCCGACGAGACTGGTCGGTCGGCGACGAAGACCGAGTCCGTCGTTCATATTCCTCACGTGTACACGGAGCTGTCCGGCGAGTTCGTCATTGTCATGGACCTCGTCGAAGGTTCCCCTTTGTCCCATGGCGCCGAGGTGGTCGACCACCTGTCCGAAATCGCGCGCAGGGAGATCGCCCAGGACCTCTTCCTCATGGTCGTCCGCCAGGTGCTCGGAAAGGGCATCTTCCACGCCGACCTGCACCCCGGAAACATCGTCGTCTCGAGCGCGGGCCGCGCCGGCCTCGTCGACTTCGGAGCCGTCGGCCGGATCGACAAACGCGACCGCCGAGCAATCGCTTTGCTGCTCATGGCCTTCGACTCGCAGAACTCGCAAGCGGCAACTGCCGCAATCCTCGAGCTGCTCGGCACACCGAGCGAGGTGAATCTGCGAGAACTGCAGCGAGAGATCGGGCAGATCATGCTCAAGTACGGAGACGGGGCACCGGGCTCGACCTCGGCTGCGCTGTTCGGCGAGCTCATCGACTTCGTCGTTGATTTCGGGTTCCCGATGCCGGCCTCAGTGGCCACGGCGTTCCGTGCCATCAGCACCCTCGAGGGGTCAATCACCCGACTCGTGCCGGAACTCAATCTGCTGGCGCTGGTGACTCAGAACGGCAAGACACTGTTGCGAGAGGTCGGGGGACTGGGGGTCGACAGACACGAGATGGCGCTTTACGCGGCGGCGACCGCGCCACAGATCGCAGAACTGCCCGGACAGATTTCCCGTATTGCCGGTCACCTGCAGGACGGTACGCTCGACGTTGGCACGAGCGGGCTGAACATATCCACCATTAAGAATCTGCTTGTCTCGACTGTCGAACAGTTCATTCAGGTGATCGTCTCGACCGCTCTCATCCTCGGCGGAGTGATCCTCATGGCCGCGGATTTCGGGCCGCCACTGGCGCCTGAGCTCAAATTGTTCACGTACTTCGGCGCCTGGATGCTGTTGGCAGGAAGTGTCATCGCAGCTCTCGTGCTGGCACCGGCACTCCGGCAACGAATGACGTGGGAGGGCCTGGGCTAA
- a CDS encoding type II toxin-antitoxin system VapC family toxin, whose product MNYLLDTNVISALRVRGRNPEVEDWSNSLPTSVQFVSALSISEIERGVAAKERNDSQQGGVLRTWFEDMLLPGFAGRILPFDLPAARALGTFRVPEHAPLDDALIAAIAVAHNMTVATRNTKHFEALEGVRLVDPWTDNSN is encoded by the coding sequence ATGAACTATCTTCTCGACACCAACGTCATTTCAGCGTTGCGGGTACGCGGGCGTAACCCGGAGGTCGAAGACTGGTCGAATTCCCTACCCACGAGTGTCCAGTTCGTATCTGCGCTGAGCATTTCCGAGATCGAACGAGGGGTCGCAGCGAAGGAACGCAATGACTCACAGCAAGGCGGGGTCTTGCGAACGTGGTTCGAAGACATGCTGCTTCCGGGTTTTGCCGGGCGCATTCTTCCTTTTGACCTACCTGCGGCTCGCGCGCTGGGTACGTTCCGAGTACCTGAACACGCACCGCTCGATGACGCGCTCATTGCAGCCATCGCCGTTGCCCACAACATGACGGTCGCGACTCGGAACACGAAACATTTCGAGGCGCTCGAAGGGGTTCGACTGGTCGATCCGTGGACGGACAATTCGAACTGA
- a CDS encoding MFS transporter produces the protein MTTSDSALDTKSSKRLLAVVGFLVFVEFSSGFLQGYYVPLLDRIRDNLGVSDASIAWFITVQTLTAGVCVPILSKLGDIFGHRRMLRIAIITVLIGTVLVALAPSYPLVLLGRILSGPLAVWLPLELAIVHNQIKGETARRAIGMLISALTIGALIGSLAAGLFSSVLSSTAAQLLVPVVIVAISTIFVFTLVPESTVRTSPTIDWLGFILLALFMLALLAGINIVTATPVIGAVLVVAAVVLIVIFVWWELRTRVPALNMRLLTSNRLWPVYVTSFLFGMVLFGTQSITTTFLAGKPELVGYGFGLSAGVISLTTGANMLLAAVGAAIYSFIARATSLKGVLMVGSAVVALAQLLLIFGNASLVTVVVGIAFAGLGSGLLLGGLPAATAESSPADETGIATGVYNSVKTLGGALAGAVFAVVLGIFVIPEAGASSLGGYITIWVICAVATGICPILLSLIRSQDKGETHDQNAHQGENVYAAEAARPGEDTRPTTAL, from the coding sequence ATGACCACCTCCGACTCCGCGCTCGACACGAAGTCGAGCAAACGGCTCCTCGCCGTCGTCGGATTCCTCGTCTTCGTCGAATTCTCCAGCGGATTCCTGCAGGGCTACTATGTCCCGCTGCTGGACCGGATCCGCGACAACCTCGGCGTCTCCGACGCATCTATTGCGTGGTTTATCACCGTTCAGACTCTCACCGCCGGGGTCTGCGTTCCGATCCTCTCGAAGCTAGGCGACATATTCGGCCACCGGCGCATGTTGCGCATCGCGATCATCACAGTTCTCATCGGAACCGTGCTGGTTGCGCTTGCTCCCAGTTACCCGCTTGTCCTTCTCGGCCGTATACTCAGCGGTCCCCTTGCAGTGTGGCTGCCGCTCGAACTGGCGATCGTCCACAATCAGATCAAGGGCGAGACAGCACGGCGTGCGATCGGCATGCTCATCTCCGCTCTGACAATCGGCGCGCTCATCGGGTCCTTGGCCGCCGGGCTGTTCTCGTCGGTCCTGTCATCGACAGCCGCGCAGCTCCTGGTGCCCGTGGTCATCGTCGCGATCTCTACGATCTTCGTCTTCACCCTCGTCCCGGAATCGACTGTCCGCACTTCGCCGACGATCGACTGGCTCGGTTTCATCCTGCTCGCGCTTTTCATGCTCGCACTGCTTGCAGGCATCAATATCGTTACCGCGACGCCCGTCATCGGCGCCGTCCTCGTTGTCGCCGCCGTCGTACTCATCGTCATCTTCGTGTGGTGGGAACTGAGAACCAGAGTCCCCGCACTCAACATGCGTCTGCTCACCTCGAATCGGCTCTGGCCTGTCTACGTCACGTCGTTCCTCTTCGGCATGGTGCTCTTCGGTACCCAGAGCATCACGACCACTTTCCTCGCGGGTAAACCTGAACTCGTTGGGTATGGGTTCGGACTCAGCGCCGGGGTCATCTCGCTCACCACCGGAGCGAACATGCTGCTGGCGGCGGTCGGCGCCGCGATCTACTCCTTCATTGCCCGTGCCACCTCGCTCAAGGGTGTGCTCATGGTCGGTTCGGCCGTGGTGGCGCTCGCTCAGCTGCTGCTCATCTTCGGCAATGCTTCACTTGTCACTGTGGTCGTCGGAATCGCGTTCGCCGGTCTCGGGTCGGGGCTCCTCCTTGGTGGACTTCCGGCTGCTACGGCGGAATCGTCGCCGGCTGACGAGACCGGAATCGCCACCGGCGTCTACAACTCCGTGAAGACACTTGGCGGGGCACTCGCCGGAGCCGTGTTCGCAGTCGTCCTGGGAATCTTCGTGATCCCCGAAGCCGGGGCTTCGAGCCTCGGCGGATACATCACCATCTGGGTGATCTGCGCCGTAGCCACCGGAATTTGTCCCATCCTTCTTTCCCTCATCCGGTCGCAGGATAAGGGCGAAACGCATGACCAGAACGCTCATCAAGGTGAGAACGTATATGCTGCCGAGGCGGCGCGCCCAGGTGAGGACACACGTCCGACCACGGCCCTGTGA
- a CDS encoding TRAP transporter large permease, translated as MNANTDTTGPAPRPDEPNTATGTAAPNTAAPTTRMLFPNDSRRRQRPGILALTIGFGLVAVCLIGLFTSPSAAIGGAWCIGIMLVLLFLSVPVAIALSVPSIIGVYAVSGIPATMNILSTAPFSAVSDWSMSVLPMFIFMGMLLTQSGLSGKVYRVADHWFSWLPGGIGIGTTFAGAGLSAVTGSTIGMTYALGRAGIPEMLKAGYDKRMAVGTIMVAGMTGNLIPPSILMVIYAGIASVPVGPALMAGALPGILLAVCFAAFIFAIGVFAPRLVGRGRPTANQSTTNPTTPERPTTTWRDRFTSLASVWGFAIILIVLFGGMFSGIFTPTEAGAAAALCSLLLCLWEKRGQKPWRKVADSAMATVAATSAIFFIMIGATMLTSLLAITGLAPILTGFITSLGLSTLGFLLVLIVLYIVMGMFFDTLSMMLLTIPILLPTLETMGVSPLWFGVFVVLLGEFAMVTPPVGIIPYIVHSIAKAPEVNLGHNVSLRDIFISLLWFLPVVVVFLILMVAVPGMTEWLPALIERTSGGMSG; from the coding sequence ATGAACGCGAACACTGACACCACCGGTCCGGCCCCACGCCCGGACGAGCCGAACACCGCCACCGGCACGGCAGCCCCGAACACTGCCGCCCCCACCACCCGCATGCTTTTCCCGAACGACTCCCGCCGTCGCCAACGCCCCGGCATCCTCGCCCTGACGATCGGCTTCGGCCTCGTCGCCGTCTGCCTCATCGGCCTCTTCACCAGCCCGTCGGCGGCCATTGGCGGAGCCTGGTGCATCGGGATTATGCTCGTCCTCCTCTTCCTCTCCGTGCCCGTGGCCATCGCCCTCTCCGTGCCCTCGATCATCGGCGTCTACGCCGTATCCGGGATCCCGGCGACGATGAACATCCTGTCCACCGCCCCGTTCAGCGCCGTCTCCGACTGGTCGATGAGCGTGCTGCCGATGTTCATCTTCATGGGCATGCTGCTCACCCAATCAGGACTGTCCGGCAAGGTCTACCGAGTCGCCGACCACTGGTTCTCCTGGCTGCCCGGCGGCATCGGCATCGGCACCACCTTCGCCGGCGCCGGCCTATCGGCAGTGACCGGATCGACCATCGGCATGACCTACGCGCTCGGCCGCGCAGGCATTCCCGAAATGCTCAAGGCCGGCTACGACAAACGCATGGCCGTGGGCACGATCATGGTCGCCGGCATGACCGGCAACCTCATCCCACCCTCGATCCTCATGGTCATCTACGCCGGCATCGCCTCCGTACCCGTTGGCCCGGCACTCATGGCCGGCGCCCTGCCCGGCATCCTTCTCGCAGTGTGCTTCGCGGCCTTCATCTTCGCCATCGGCGTCTTCGCCCCGAGACTCGTCGGCCGCGGCCGCCCAACCGCAAACCAGAGCACCACCAACCCCACAACCCCCGAACGCCCCACGACCACCTGGCGCGACCGCTTCACCTCGCTGGCGAGCGTGTGGGGCTTCGCGATCATCCTCATCGTCCTCTTCGGCGGCATGTTCTCCGGCATCTTCACCCCCACCGAGGCTGGAGCCGCCGCCGCACTCTGCTCACTGCTGCTGTGCCTGTGGGAAAAGCGAGGCCAGAAGCCGTGGCGCAAGGTCGCGGATTCGGCCATGGCCACGGTGGCGGCCACCTCGGCGATCTTCTTCATCATGATCGGCGCGACCATGCTCACGAGCCTGCTCGCCATCACGGGACTCGCCCCCATCCTCACCGGCTTCATCACGAGCCTGGGCCTGTCCACGCTGGGATTCCTGCTCGTCCTCATCGTCCTCTACATCGTCATGGGCATGTTCTTCGACACCCTGTCGATGATGCTGCTGACCATCCCGATCCTCCTGCCCACCCTCGAAACGATGGGCGTGAGCCCGCTGTGGTTCGGTGTCTTCGTCGTCCTCCTCGGCGAGTTCGCCATGGTCACCCCGCCCGTCGGCATCATCCCCTACATCGTCCACTCCATCGCCAAGGCCCCCGAGGTCAACCTCGGCCACAACGTGAGCCTGCGCGATATCTTCATCTCCCTGCTGTGGTTCCTGCCCGTCGTCGTGGTCTTCCTCATCCTCATGGTCGCCGTGCCCGGAATGACCGAATGGCTGCCCGCCCTCATCGAACGCACCAGCGGAGGAATGTCCGGATAA
- a CDS encoding FitA-like ribbon-helix-helix domain-containing protein, which produces MEQILIRNLPEGTKAILRRRAAAHNSSIEAEAREALAVGIAAEDPTLVDLISMDSDTTIEFEPKRLGLKARTAEL; this is translated from the coding sequence ATGGAACAGATTCTGATCCGCAATCTGCCAGAGGGCACTAAAGCAATCCTGCGAAGACGAGCAGCTGCCCACAATTCGAGCATCGAGGCCGAAGCCAGAGAAGCACTCGCAGTCGGGATTGCGGCCGAAGACCCCACCCTTGTTGACCTCATTTCGATGGATTCCGATACCACGATCGAGTTCGAGCCGAAACGCCTTGGTTTGAAGGCGCGCACCGCAGAATTATGA
- a CDS encoding TRAP transporter small permease: MFTFNRVLDRWLTVTTAAAVIVMMLHIVTHALARSLFDAPIYGTNEIVEYWYLPIVALLGIPAAQLQKEHITVTMAIKRARPATAAVFTIFACILGALVSLAFGWFGLRRALEYMAIGQTADVSDVITWPVYFLVPIVFVLLAVLYVLDAVVIARTGQPDPDMVTGEPAEHDLETRTY; the protein is encoded by the coding sequence ATGTTCACTTTCAACAGAGTCCTCGACCGGTGGCTGACGGTCACCACGGCCGCCGCCGTGATCGTCATGATGCTCCACATCGTCACCCACGCACTCGCGCGCTCCCTCTTCGACGCCCCGATCTACGGCACCAATGAGATCGTCGAATACTGGTACTTACCGATCGTGGCTCTGCTCGGCATCCCCGCCGCCCAACTGCAGAAGGAACACATCACCGTGACCATGGCCATCAAACGGGCCAGGCCCGCCACCGCCGCGGTATTCACGATCTTCGCGTGCATCCTCGGTGCGCTCGTCTCTCTCGCGTTCGGCTGGTTCGGGCTCCGTCGGGCGCTGGAGTACATGGCGATCGGTCAGACCGCCGACGTCTCCGACGTCATCACCTGGCCGGTGTACTTCCTCGTGCCCATCGTGTTCGTCCTCCTCGCCGTGCTCTACGTTCTCGACGCCGTCGTCATCGCCCGCACCGGGCAGCCCGACCCGGACATGGTCACCGGCGAACCCGCCGAACACGACCTCGAGACCCGGACCTACTGA